One Sandaracinaceae bacterium DNA window includes the following coding sequences:
- a CDS encoding 6-phosphofructokinase — protein MTNPSVTPPRRIAVLTSGGDSPGMNACVRAIGRVTETAGAELLAVMDGYAGLLDNRIFPSSAWGPRRAPRTAVHASARHAVRPSCSPRGAPAPRRTCARRARTRWWSSVATAACAGRSPS, from the coding sequence ATGACCAACCCTAGCGTCACTCCTCCCCGCCGCATCGCCGTGCTCACCTCGGGGGGCGACTCACCCGGCATGAACGCCTGCGTGCGCGCCATCGGTCGTGTGACCGAGACGGCCGGTGCGGAGCTGCTGGCCGTCATGGATGGCTACGCGGGTCTGCTCGATAACCGCATCTTCCCCTCGAGCGCATGGGGACCTCGACGCGCGCCTCGCACGGCGGTACACGCCTCGGCACGGCACGCTGTGCGGCCTTCATGCAGCCCGAGGGGCGCGCCCGCGCCGCGGAGAACCTGCGCGCGACGGGCGCGGACGCGCTGGTGGTCATCGGTGGCGACGGCAGCATGCGCGGGGCGCTCGCCCTCATGA
- a CDS encoding 6-phosphofructokinase: MTPPRATTAFLVEVMGRHSGAIAMAVGVAGGAEAIVTPEWPTDVPVLAAHLIAEWAKRNSSVVVVAEGDDQGGAAALAAALLPLMPGADMRVTVLGHVQRGGAPSPRDRILAARRVARRASGLLAGSAASCPACGTVTCGACPSPRWRAATRSPPRGSRTWRARCRCSAERAVQPESFLMFVSGAARVGAVERCHALPPVRCPLARAAPPRAPGVAARFRPGGPRRRAGHDARPPEHAARRRAGAHLRRGHRPRPGAARGTRGRAGARPPRRRGRRRRLLGATPGAGAGGLGAVARSLMWGSKRRSRCCRGSRSGAWVRRGSRAWPPSSARSTWKSGPSACSPRSRRERPGWCCTSPSGAWWLRSRAWRLASRISRW; the protein is encoded by the coding sequence GTGACACCGCCGAGAGCCACCACCGCGTTCCTCGTGGAGGTCATGGGCCGGCACTCGGGCGCCATCGCCATGGCGGTGGGCGTGGCCGGCGGGGCGGAGGCCATCGTCACGCCCGAGTGGCCCACCGACGTGCCCGTCTTGGCGGCTCATCTGATCGCCGAGTGGGCGAAGCGGAACTCGAGCGTGGTGGTGGTGGCCGAGGGTGACGACCAAGGGGGTGCGGCAGCGCTCGCCGCGGCGTTGCTGCCGCTGATGCCCGGCGCCGACATGCGCGTCACGGTGCTGGGCCACGTCCAGCGCGGCGGCGCGCCCAGCCCGCGCGACCGAATCCTGGCGGCACGTCGCGTGGCGCGACGTGCCAGCGGGCTCCTGGCCGGGAGCGCGGCTTCATGTCCGGCATGTGGCACGGTGACGTGCGGCGCGTGCCCATCGCCGAGGTGGCGTGCGGCAACCAGGAGCCCGCCACGCGGCTCGCGGACCTGGCGCGCGCGCTGTCGTTGCTCAGCTGAGCGCGCGGTCCAACCTGAGAGCTTTCTCATGTTCGTCTCAGGGGCGGCTCGTGTCGGCGCCGTAGAGCGATGTCATGCTCTGCCACCCGTTCGTTGCCCGCTCGCGCGCGCGGCACCTCCTCGCGCTCCCGGTGTTGCTGCTCGTTTCCGCCCCGGCGGCCCCCGCCGGCGCGCAGGCCACGACGCTCGACCACCCGAGCACGCCGCACGCCGACGTGCTGGAGCTCACCTTCGAAGAGGCCATCGACCTCGCCCTGGTGCGGCCCGAGGCACGCGTGGCCGAGCAGGTGCGCGCCCGCCGCGCCGACGCGGTCGCCGACGTCGGCTGTTGGGGGCAACCCCAGGTGCAGGTGCAGGTGGGCTCGGCGCCGTCGCCCGCAGCCTGATGTGGGGGTCGAAGCGCAGATCACGCTGCTGCAGGGGTTCGCGCTCGGGCGCGTGGGTGCGGCGCGGCTCGAGGGCCTGGCCGCCGAGCTCGGCGCGCTCGACGTGGAAGAGCGGGCCGAGCGCATGCTCGCCGCGCTCGAGGCGGGAGAGGCCTGGCTGGTGCTGCACCTCGCCGAGCGGCGCGTGGTGGCTGCGGTCGCGCGCGTGGAGGTTGGCCAGCAGAATCTCGAGGTGGTGA